In one window of Gossypium hirsutum isolate 1008001.06 chromosome A01, Gossypium_hirsutum_v2.1, whole genome shotgun sequence DNA:
- the LOC107940944 gene encoding uncharacterized protein, translating into MAKEVWELVVPPEKQSKFFSDPFQIWFSSNPYCHSKMQDKGITWSCLFGLIAWRIWKSKNLFIFQSINWTAYDVIKSSLSLAQHFEPFLIGTKVRSTSSEIHHHFSEDWVHLFSDGNALAGEVVRGRNGNWILEFTHYLSNCSPLEAEFWGILDGILILLNKGYKRVNIQTDNLEVVRPCPWKKLWIPVLLCLEELNEFCNLKISGKPNMFLENVT; encoded by the coding sequence ATGGCCAAGGAAGTTTGGGAGCTTGTAGTTCCTCCAGAAAAACAATCCAAGTTCTTTTCTGATCCCTTTCAAATTTGGTTTTCATCTAATCCTTATTGTCATTCTAAGATGCAGGATAAGGGAATTACTTGGTCATGCCTATTTGGGCTAATCGCTTGGAGAATTTGGAAGAGCAAGAATTTGTTCATCTTCCAAAGCATTAATTGGACGGCTTATGATGTTATTAAGTCCTCTCTCAGTTTGGCCCAACATTTTGAGCCTTTCCTGATTGGGACCAAGGTAAGATCAACATCTTCGGAGATCCATCATCACTTTTCAGAAGATTGGGTGCATTTATTTTCTGATGGAAATGCCTTAGCAGGTGAAGTGGTTCGTGGTCGAAATGGTAATTGGATTCTGGAATTCACACATTATCTGAGTAATTGTTCACCTTTGGAGGCAGAATTTTGGGGTATTCTTGATGGAATTCtcattttattaaataaaggGTACAAGAGAGTCAATATTCAGACTGATAATCTCGAAGTGGTCAGGCCTTGTCCATGGAAGAAATTGTGGATTCCGGTATTACTTTGCTTAGAAGAGTTAAACGAATTTTGCAATCTAAAGATCAGTGGGAAACCAAATATGTTCCTAGAGAATGTAACTTAA